The genome window ATTTCCAAGATTCGATCGATGCGCGCAACGAGGTCGGAACTCAGACAGGAAAGAATGGCTTTGATCGCGTTGGGATCGATTAGAAAGTTCTGACCCCATTTTTTCAAGGGCGCGGAGGATTTTGACTCCAGAAATTTCCGGATCTCAGAAACTTTCCGAAATGGGTATTCTCTGGAGCTCATCTTTTTCCAGAAACACCCAACTCTCCGAAAGCCCAAGCAGTTTTCGGTTTTGATTCCAGACTTCCGCCTTGTCTTTGCTGCCGAAAGGAGTTTCCAAAAGAATCCAACCTCGACCCGTTTTCGTTTTTTGGGAAAGCGCAAACAAAGAATCCTTTTTCGTATGAAAGAATACGATTTTGGATTCGTTCCGAAGTGAAATTTCTCGAATCGGTTCCGACCTTTGAAGAGGAAAGCGACTCGCTGCGATCCACGGTTCCGGGTTTTGTCCAGCGTATAGGATCGGTGTTTTAGAAAGGTTCTTCAAACAAGAGAAAGCCCAAATCAAACAGGATTCGTCTTCCACAAAAACGCGGTTCAAGGGAGAATCTTTTTGCGATTCGCAAAAATTCTTTTTGGTTTTTTGAAACGCTTTTGAAATCGTCTTGAATCCGTATTTGCATTTTCCCGAAAAGAAAAGAGAATCTCCGCTTCGTAGGATAAGGAAGAATCGATTGTAAATGAGTTTCGTTTCGTTTGGAAACAAGTCCGAGGATCGATACAACAGAACATGAAGCGCGATTGTAAAAAGGATAAACGAGCCGCAAAGAATCGAATCGATCCTCTTTGGGGAAAGGAATCTTTTTTTCGAAAACGATTCTTTTGAAAGCCGGGATCGGAAAGAAAATTCAGAATTTCGAATGTTATTATTCGCATCCGTTTTTAAACGAAGTTTTTCCGGAAGCCAAGCAAAAGCGAACACACCGATACAGAGTAAAACCCAACCGGACATTCCGATCGCCGCCGCGTCCCCCATTTCCCTGTAAAAACCCAAAGGTTCGGAAAGACGTTCCGAAAGATACGCGAGAATAAATATTAAGAATTCCGTAATGGACCAAAGCGGTTCGTTTAACAACGGGACGGCGGTTTCCTGAACGCAGATGGAAAGATATAGAATCGGAAGAAGAATTCCCGCCAAAGGAACCACGAGCAGATTGAGTAGGATGGAACCGAAACTGAAAGAACCGAACGCAGATAATAAAACCGGCATGGTTCCGAGTCCGGCGGAAAAAGAGATCGATAGATTCTCCTTAAAAAAGGAGGAAATCCGATTCTCATCCGAAAGAAAGCGGAATAAGATCCGGATCGGATTCGAAAAAAGGAATATACCCGTTACGGCTCCGAAAGAAAGAGAAAAGGAAACCGAATAAAATCGGAACGGGTCCGCGATCCATACGATCCACGCCGAACCGAGGAGCAGATCGATCGGACGGAGTTTCCGGTAGAACAATCCTTGAAGCAGAAGCATTCCCGCAAAGATCCAAGCTCTTGTGAGAGAAACGGGATAACCTAGGGCGGAAAGATAAAGAAATCCGGTCAAAAGCGGAAGGATTCTCGGCAAACGATGGCCGAAGCTCGGAATTAAATTGAGAAGTCGAAATTGAACTCCCATCAGAATTCCAAGGTGTAAACCCGAGGCGGCGAACAAATGAAGAATTCCTCCTTCTTTCGCTTTCTCTTTGAAATCTTTGGAAAGTTGTTTCGCTTCTCCGAAAAGCAAACCGAGTGCGATTCGTTGGGCTTTTTTTTCCAAAGCGGCTTGTTTTAAATCGAATAGAACTCGTTCCCGAAATCGTTCTTGGAAAATCTTTTCGGGTTCTCCGAAAAGATTCTTTTTCGGAACGGGCAGAAATGTGTTTTTCGGAAAATGTGAGGGCTGAAATCTTTCGGGATAGAAAGATGTCGCGGCCAAAAGAAAGAATATTCCAAAAAAAAAATATTCGGATATTTGAAATCGTTTTTCGAAAAACCCGCTTAATGAAAATGTGATGAGGACGATTCCGATCCAAAGGATTGCGGTTCCCGGAAAAAGCAAATCGAGTACGATTCCGGTTAGTGTTCCTAGGGAAAATTTCGAGAATGCGGAGCAGGGCACCCAGTCGAGGAGATGTTTTTTCATACCCGATACGGTTCTTGAAGCCGCCGCCCGGGTTTTCGTTTCGTAAAAAAATGGAAAGCCGCGGGCTTTTAAAAACGATACATTCCGAGAGCGGAACGCACTTGATCCAAAACCGCTACGATCGTCTTTTGCGCCTTTTCTTTCCCTTTTTTGAGAGCTTCTTCCGCATAGGATTTGTCTGCGCCGATCTTTTCGCGTTCTTTTCGATACGGAGCGAAGTAATCCAGCGTATCCTGCAAAAGCTGTTTTTTTAAATCCCCGTATCCGGTCCCCGGAGTCAGAAACTTTTGTTTCAGGGCTTCTCTTCCCTGCGCGTCGAGAAAAAGGGAATGAATTGCGTAGATATGACTTTTGGAAGGATCCTTCGCTTCGTCGACTCCTGCGGAATCGGTCATAATTGACATTATGGATTTCTTAAGTTCTTTTTCGGAATCGAAGAAGTTGATCGTATTGCCGTACGACTTGGACATTTTTTGTCCGTCCGTTCCCGGCACGAGCGCGGTCGCTTCGTCGATTTCCGGTTCGGGAACTTTAAAAACGGGGCCGACTTCGCGGTTGAAGCTCGAAGCGATATCTCTCGCGTATTCCAAATGTTGTTTCTGATCCTTTCCGACGGGAACTCGATCGCTGTTAAAACCGAGAATATCCGCGGCCATCAAAACGGGATAAAAGAAAAGACCGCCTCTCGGATGAAATCCTTTCGCGACCTTGTCCTTGAAAGAATGCGCAAGTTCGAGCTGATTTACGCTGATCGAATGACTGAGATACCATGTGAGTTCGGTCACTTCGGGAACGGAAGATTGCAACCAAAACGTGCAACGATCGGGATCGATTCCAAGCGCTAAAAAATCACAGACTGCGTTGTACGTATTTTCCCTTTGTTTCTCTTTTGAGGAGAAGGTGGTCAAAGAATGTAGATCCGCAACGAAACAAAATAAGTCCGTCGTTTCCTGATATTCTTTGAGTTTTCGAATGACGGAAAAAAAATTTCCTAAGTGAAGTTTGCCGGAGGGCTGGACTCCTGTAAGAATCCTCATGCTTCCT of Leptospira sanjuanensis contains these proteins:
- a CDS encoding ComEC/Rec2 family competence protein, with product MKKHLLDWVPCSAFSKFSLGTLTGIVLDLLFPGTAILWIGIVLITFSLSGFFEKRFQISEYFFFGIFFLLAATSFYPERFQPSHFPKNTFLPVPKKNLFGEPEKIFQERFRERVLFDLKQAALEKKAQRIALGLLFGEAKQLSKDFKEKAKEGGILHLFAASGLHLGILMGVQFRLLNLIPSFGHRLPRILPLLTGFLYLSALGYPVSLTRAWIFAGMLLLQGLFYRKLRPIDLLLGSAWIVWIADPFRFYSVSFSLSFGAVTGIFLFSNPIRILFRFLSDENRISSFFKENLSISFSAGLGTMPVLLSAFGSFSFGSILLNLLVVPLAGILLPILYLSICVQETAVPLLNEPLWSITEFLIFILAYLSERLSEPLGFYREMGDAAAIGMSGWVLLCIGVFAFAWLPEKLRLKTDANNNIRNSEFSFRSRLSKESFSKKRFLSPKRIDSILCGSFILFTIALHVLLYRSSDLFPNETKLIYNRFFLILRSGDSLFFSGKCKYGFKTISKAFQKTKKNFCESQKDSPLNRVFVEDESCLIWAFSCLKNLSKTPILYAGQNPEPWIAASRFPLQRSEPIREISLRNESKIVFFHTKKDSLFALSQKTKTGRGWILLETPFGSKDKAEVWNQNRKLLGLSESWVFLEKDELQRIPISESF
- the trpS gene encoding tryptophan--tRNA ligase, with amino-acid sequence MRILTGVQPSGKLHLGNFFSVIRKLKEYQETTDLFCFVADLHSLTTFSSKEKQRENTYNAVCDFLALGIDPDRCTFWLQSSVPEVTELTWYLSHSISVNQLELAHSFKDKVAKGFHPRGGLFFYPVLMAADILGFNSDRVPVGKDQKQHLEYARDIASSFNREVGPVFKVPEPEIDEATALVPGTDGQKMSKSYGNTINFFDSEKELKKSIMSIMTDSAGVDEAKDPSKSHIYAIHSLFLDAQGREALKQKFLTPGTGYGDLKKQLLQDTLDYFAPYRKEREKIGADKSYAEEALKKGKEKAQKTIVAVLDQVRSALGMYRF